The Flavobacteriales bacterium genome contains the following window.
GCAAGCCCTCCTGTGGCACGCTCAGACCGGGAACTGGTTCGAGTGGAGCTACCGCAATGAGGGCTTCCACTGGCACGACACGCACACGTTCCATGTGCTGTTCGGTTTCCGCAAGGGACTGTTCCTGTACGCCCCGGTCCTGCTCGTGGCGCTCATCGCGAACGTCCACCTCTTGCGCAAGGACCGCATACGTGGCATTTCATCCCTGGTGTACTGGGGGCTCGTGAGCTTCGTCATAGGCGCGTGGTGGATCTGGTACTACGCCGGAACGTTCGGGCATCGCGTGTTCATCGACCACTACCCGGTGTTCGCCATCGCTTGGGGTTTGATGCTGAACGACCTGAAGCGACAATGGCTTTCAGTTGGCACGCGTGTTTTCATGGTCCTTGCTTGCGCATACCACCTGTGGTGGGCGCACAAGTTCAACAGCTACCAGCTCGACGACCGCGGCATGGACCGCGAGAAGTACCGTTGGGTGCTCACGCACGAGGGGCCGCAGCTCCACCAAGCCCTTGGCGCACATGACAATGTCCCACCCTACAGCCCGAACGGCTTGCAACTGCTGCTGGAAGAGCGTTGCACCGTGGAAGAAGTCGGGGCGCACTGGAACCCCGGCCGCATTGCGGAGATGGTTGGGCCCGAAAAGTCCAGGACCAACGTGTGTGTGCTCGATAGCTCGGCGGAATACGGTCCATCGTTCATCCTTCCGTTGGACAGCACCATCCGGCGGCCGATGTTCATCGAGGTAACGCTCTGGCGGTACGAAGAGCGCCCACGCGACTCGTTCGATGCGTTGGCGGTGTTCACATTGGAACAACCAGGCCTACCTGCCTACTACTACAACCCTGGTCGCCTGAACCCCGTCCCTGGTGGCACGGCCGAACACTGGCGGAAACTGCGCTACACCGTGGAACTGCCTGCGCCAAAACCCGGAAGCGAACTGCGGTTCTACATCTGGAACAAAGGCCGCGCGCGCTTCCTGGTGGACGACCTTCACGCGCGGCTTTGGACCGTGGCTCCCTACTGATGGAAAGCATTCCGCTGGGAAAGCAGCGCTATTCTTTGAGCGCGATCGCCATCATCGCACTGGCGTGCTTGCTAATGGTGTCCCAGTGGCGCATCAAAGGCGAGAGCGGACATGCGTGGGAGCGCACCATCCGTGGCGACGCGATCGGCTACTACAGCTATCTGCCAGCGTTGTTCATCCACGGCGATCTGCAGCATGACGCGGGGGCGACGGCCTACATCAACGAGACCCCGCAAGGCCGTGTGCGCAAGTACCCGGTGGGCGTCGCTGTGATGGAGGTCCCCTTCTTCCTGTGCGCTGACATGATGGTGCGCGCACAGGGCGGTCTTCGCACCGGATACGAGAAGCCCTACCACATCGCGATCGCCCTGAGCGGTGTCTTCTCGTTGCTCATTGGGCTAGTGGTGCTTCGCCGGGTGCTGTTGACATGGGGCGCGACCGATAAGACGATCGCTTGGGTGCTGGTCCTCCTTGCGGGCGGAACATCCATGATGTACGGCGCTGCGATGTCCTCGGCGTACTCGCACCATTGGTCGTTCATGGCGGTTGCGTGCTTCCTACGGGCTGTTCAGCGGGCCTTCAGTGATCGGCGCGACAAGTCTCTTGTTGCGGCAGTGTTCTGGCTGGGCATCATAGCGCTCCTCCGACCGGTGAACGTGATGGTTGTGCTTGCCGCGCCGCTGGTCATTGCACCGGGCGCTTCACTGCCTGGCCTTCTACGCACCTTCAGGATGCGCACTTGGTTGATGGCCTGCGCGGTGGTGGCATTGGTTGCCGGGCTGCAACCGCTCATGTGGTGGATGCAATGCGGTCATTGGTTCGCGTGGTCCTATGGGGATGAGGGCTTCCACTGGTCGCGGCCTGAAGTGCTGGAAGTCCTGTTCGGCCCCATGCGCGGCTTCTTCTTCTGGTGGCCGGTAATGCTTGCGTTGATCCCCGGCACGGTGCTGCTCTGGCGCCGGTCGCATCGCGGTGGCCTGCTCTTCACGGGTTACTTCGTTCTGCTGATCTACATCACCAGCGCGTGGTGGAGCTGGTACTACGGGGACGGCTTCGGCATGCGTCCATTGATCGACCACTTCCCGGTCTTCGCTCTGCCGATCACCGCGTTCTTGGGTGCCGTGGGCAGCGCATGGAGGCGCGTCATGATGGGTGCAAGTGCCATTCTCATCGCGTTGCACACGGTGCAAACGTGGCAGTACGAGAAGGGCATCATCCATCCGCACAGCATGTCGTGGCGGAAGTACAAGGCAGTGTTCCTGCGAACCGGTGACCCCTGGCGCGGTGCTCTGGGCGGCAACTTCGAAATGGCCCAGTACGCGCCGCACGGATACGACGATGTGTTCGCAGGCGAGTTGGGTGCGAGCACGTTGGACGCGCAGAACCCCTACGGACAGGGGCTGGCCATTGACAGCGCACAACTACCTGACCGCCGTCTGTTCGTGGAGGCGTGGATCACGCGCACGGAACCCTCTCCGGGCAGTTCACGGGAGGCCGTGGTGGTGTGCGAGATCGGCAATGACGGTGCGCAGAGCTTCTATTATTCCTTCAAGCTGAACGACCTGCCGACACCCCCGGCGGCAGCCACGGAGACCTGGCACTGTGCCTTTCCGATGGGTGCGCCGGGGCCGCGCGACTCCCTCAAGCTCTACGTATGGTTGCCCGGTGAAGGCTCCGTGCGCATCGATGGGTTCAAGGCCGAAGTGAAGGCCGTGCGCGCCGGACCGGAACGATAGTGGGCCTGGTAGGACTTGAACCTACGACCAAGGGATTATGAGTCCCCTGCTCTGACCACTGAGCTACAGGCCCATGAAATGAGGCGGCGAAAGTAGCCGCCGATAGTTTCGCGGCCCCTGATGAAGAACGGCATTGACACCATCCTCCTCGATCTGGGCGGCGTGCTCATCGACGTGGACTACGAACGCACCGCACTGGAGTTTGCCGCGCTTGGTTTCCCCGATTTCGACCGGCTCTATAGCAAGGCTAAGCAGGACCACCTGTTCGACGGGTTCGAGACGGGCCACCTGAGCTCAGCCCAGTTCCGCGATGGGGTGCGACAGGTCGTGAGCCCCTTGTTGGATGATGCTACCATCGACCGCTGCTGGAACGCCATGCTGGGCAGCATACCACCGGAGCGCATGCAACTGGTGGAAGACCTTCGCTCCCGGTACCAAGTCCTTTTGCTCAGCAACACCAACGCCATCCACGTGCCGGCCTTCTCGGACATCATCCGGCGGGAGAACGGCATCGCCGACTTCAAGAATTGCTTCCACGGTGCCTACTACAGTTGCGAGATCGGGTTGCGCAAGCCGCATGCGGAGGCGTTCCATCATGTGCTGAGGCTGCACGGGGCCGATCCTGCGCGCACGCTCTTCATCGACGATAGCATACAGCACGTGATGGGCGCGCGGGAAGCTGGATTACAGGCGGAGCATTTGGAGCTGGCACAGGAAGTCGTGGTCCGACTGGTGGCGCGGCTGGAGCTCTGACCTCAAGAAACTGGCTGGCTCACGGGCCGTAGCCTGACAACCGCCAAATGCAACACATGTTGCGGCCCTTGCACGCAGTCCAGCGGCTTCAAGAGATATCAACACAGCTTGTCAAGGTTCAAAACCTTTCGTAGCGTTACCCTACTATTTCGGGGAGTATCACCAAAACACAAGTCGCCATGAAGGCCTTATCACTGCTGGCCAGTTTCGCTTTCGCCTTGCTCTTTGGTTCTCTCAATGCCCAACCACCGAACAATCCGTGGACTAACGAGATTGCACCGCAGCATTGGAACACGATGTTCCTTTACAACAACTGGGAGACCTGCCAAACGCAGACCTATCGTCTTGTCTTCCATGATGAGTTCAATGGTGATGAGGTGAACACGTCTAACTGGACGACCTACTTTCCTTTTTCGAATGACGGCTCAGACGAGTGCTTACCCTGTAGGTCGCAAGTGGGCGGGGGATCAAATTCGATTGTTCGTGATCACAACGTCATCCAAACCGGCGATGGCCATCTCACGTTCCCCGGACCAACTATGAGCCAGGTTCTTGGTATGGTGCAAATGCCGACTACTCAACCGGCATCATTTACTCTAACCACCCATGGCGCTTCCGGAGGGGGAAGTTCGAGTTACGGTGCAAGATGCCGGATACGTACGCCGCCCCGATGTACTGGCCGGCTTTCTGGCTGTTTGGGGGCACGAGTTATGACCCCCAGGGGTTCGCTACCGAGCTTGACGGCTTCGAGTTCTGTGGGAACCATATGAGCGACATCAAGACGTCACGGCATCGTTACTACG
Protein-coding sequences here:
- a CDS encoding HAD family phosphatase produces the protein MKNGIDTILLDLGGVLIDVDYERTALEFAALGFPDFDRLYSKAKQDHLFDGFETGHLSSAQFRDGVRQVVSPLLDDATIDRCWNAMLGSIPPERMQLVEDLRSRYQVLLLSNTNAIHVPAFSDIIRRENGIADFKNCFHGAYYSCEIGLRKPHAEAFHHVLRLHGADPARTLFIDDSIQHVMGAREAGLQAEHLELAQEVVVRLVARLEL